TCCCCATTGTTCTCATAGGAGAGAAAACAGTTGATATGACTATTCCGTCCATAGAGCTGAATAATGTAAAGGCCGGCGTTATTATGGGAGAGCATCTTCTCTCTCTGGGCCATTTCCACTTTGCATTTCTTTCTACTCCTTTAGATAATTTAAGTCTGGCCCGGCGCCAAAGGCTGGAGGGACTTAAAATAGCTTTAAAGGAAAAAATGCCTCAGGGGTCTTTAGATATTTTTATCAGCGACCATATTGCAGAATCCGATACCACTACTTCTCCTTATGAATATGAGGTAGGCTATGGCCTGACAAAAAAAGTGCTAAGTTCCAAAAGCTCTGCCACTGCACTGATTGGCGTCAATGATATGACGGCTATCGGCATTATTGGCTGCCTTTATGACTCTGGATTTCACGTGCCTGACCACTACTCTGTATGTGGATTTGACAATATTTTTGTCAGCGGCGTATCCATTCCTTCTATTACTACCATTGAGCATCACCTGCCTCTTAGAGGGCAGTCTGCAGTGGACTTAATTCTCAGCAGGCAGTCTGCTTCCCAACTTGGACGGTCAGCCTCCCTTATTGCGCCTCAGGTAAATAAAATTGAGTATGATCCGGAGCTTCTCATCCGCCGCTCTACAGGTCCATGCCGCTGCAGACGAGATATACAATGAAATTGTTAAAGAGCACAAGAATATTAGCCGGGGAACTGTATACAGGAATCTTCAGCGTCTGTGCGAAATGGGTGAGATTAAGAAAAAGGAGATCCCCGGAGGACCTGACCGTTTCGACCATCTAACCAGCGATCATTATCACATCAGGTGTACAAAATGCGACCGCGTTTTTGATGTAGATATGAAATATATAGCTGACTTAGAGAAGTCTATTGAAAACGCCCATGGATTTACATTTACAGGACATGACATTGTCTTTAAAGGTCTTTGTCCAGAATGCAAAAACAATTCAAAGGAGTAACAGAAATAACTGTACATATCTCGGAGCATTTTGTTTTGCGCCTATGCGGGGGCACAAAATACCCGTAAATATTGCAAATAAGAGGAGAATAAA
The window above is part of the Lachnoclostridium edouardi genome. Proteins encoded here:
- a CDS encoding LacI family DNA-binding transcriptional regulator; translated protein: MKKVTSTDVARLAGVSQSTVSMVLNNKIGPSFSEETKNKVLDAARQLGYMLPAQSISVPDKNIIAVFIPTLSNPYYTQLTSCIEKYALSKGYKILLCNTSRNKEYESYYLDYFSKTKVAGIIFTFVPSYPQMAEQLALSLPIVLIGEKTVDMTIPSIELNNVKAGVIMGEHLLSLGHFHFAFLSTPLDNLSLARRQRLEGLKIALKEKMPQGSLDIFISDHIAESDTTTSPYEYEVGYGLTKKVLSSKSSATALIGVNDMTAIGIIGCLYDSGFHVPDHYSVCGFDNIFVSGVSIPSITTIEHHLPLRGQSAVDLILSRQSASQLGRSASLIAPQVNKIEYDPELLIRRSTGPCRCRRDIQ
- a CDS encoding Fur family transcriptional regulator, coding for MIRSFSSAALQVHAAADEIYNEIVKEHKNISRGTVYRNLQRLCEMGEIKKKEIPGGPDRFDHLTSDHYHIRCTKCDRVFDVDMKYIADLEKSIENAHGFTFTGHDIVFKGLCPECKNNSKE